From Pan troglodytes isolate AG18354 chromosome 1, NHGRI_mPanTro3-v2.0_pri, whole genome shotgun sequence:
GAGAGTGGGCACGAAACCCCAGGGGGGAAGTTTTGGTTTTCTAGTAGGCAAAGTCAGGGCCAACCAGGACCATGGAAGGTAGGGAAAAGGGGAGAAACGTCTAACCATATAGCTCTGAGTGAGCCATGTTCCTTCTGAAAACCCCCTGTCCATCCCCCCCTTTATTCTGTAGGTCCCAGGAAAATTccaaagaggaggaaggaaaagaggaaaaggattCTGTTCTGCTGATGAGAAAAGGCAGGAACTGACACAGTGCTCAGGGCTGGGGAGAGGCCCGCTGCCATCTGCAGCTGTCACTGCTTCCCTGTTCTGTGAGGGGGGTTGTGCGGGACAGAAGCCAGGCCCTCAGAGGCTTCATCAGCTCTGTTCTTTGTCCTTGACTAATAAGACTGTATGCTGGCCCCCGCTGGACACAGATAAGACCACACGGTTCTCCAGCTGTTTGCCTGTCATCTCCACAGGGCTCCAGGCGTCCTCATCCTGCCCTGTGCCCAGCTGGTAGTTGGTGCCCATGCCCCAGGCGAAAACACGACCtgcaagagagagaaatgggtACAGCTGTCTCCAGGATCCCCAGCCCACCTTTCTGTAGCAGGAGAAACCTGGGACATGGGCATGGACTGTGGCCTTGGCCAATAGCAGCTTGGCAAGGTCCCAGACTCTGGGAGTTCAGGGAAGTTGGGAGAACCCAAGGAGATGATGAATAAAAAAGAACTCTGTAAACCAGAGAGCACAGTCCCTACACACTGCCAAAGGCTGCTCCTAGGCATGGCATTCAAGGTCCTACCCCACCCTCTGTTCCCAGGACCAGCCACCTTTGAGACTGCCCTgatgttcctctgcctggaatggcATTCTTTGCTTTTCACAAGGAATGGAACCTTCAAGGTACAGTGCAAGCCCCACTTCCTGAGGAAGTCTTCCCAGATAATCTCAGGTCAAGCACCTCTGCCAGCTCCAGGCTTCTACAGGACCTCCATGGCTATCCCCCTCACCCACTCAGGCTTTGGTGGTCACTTGTTCACACCCTCCTCTGCTATACTTGCTACAACTCTGACTactaagcctttttttttcttgatttagaTTCTAAGTAAAAGTCCCTGGAAAGCGGGAACATACAAGGTGATATATGAAGGGGTCACCCTGAGGGGAGAGAGCAGCCTGGGTTAGGAGTCTGGAGACTTGGGTTCCAGTCCCATTGCCTCCTTAGGCCTCAGTGATATCTCACTCTTTGCTATTTCTCTCCTCTGCATAATAAGTCACCTTTACTAAAATAATCTGTGTACTCATTTCATATTCATCAATGCCAGAGCTTCTGAGAAGCAGGAACAAAGTGCCATCACAAACACTGCTCTCTGCACCTCGGCTCCCCCGAGAGTGGACATCACAGCCTATTGGGGAATTGGGTAAGAACCATGACCCCCAGGTCCCAACTAGACAGAGTGTAGGCAGCCCCACTCACCATCCTTGGTCACAGCATACCCCACAGAGGCCCCACAAGCCACTGAGGAGACAGCAGGCAGCCTGGAGATGAGGGTGGGTATGCTCTTCTCCTCAGCACCCTCTCCAAGGCCCAGCCGCCCATACTCAGCCCGGCCCAGGCTGTATGCTTTTCctatgggaggagggagagagatgagCAATAGCAGAAGGCGTGCTACAGGCAAAATGGGTGGCAGGCTAGGTGAGTCCACCTGTCCATGGGAGTGTGTCCCTGCTCCCAGAGCGATCAGAAGGAGATCTGCAGTGTCTCTTCCCAGTTTTGGAGGAGGCCTAGGAGAATCTACATGGGCCCCCATTGAACTCACACTTGGAAGAACACCAGGACTCTAGGAGGATGAGAGTGACTCTCATGGACCCATGTATGGTACAACCCATGGAACAGACCCAGGCTCCAAGGACCATGGTCTCAGGAATCTGGCTAGGCCTAGGCCAGGGAACACTCCACCCCCAAACTAGAGAAGGACGTAAAGGCCCTACCTTCCGAATCCATGCAGACTGTATGGTGCTGGCCACCAGAGAAGCCCACCCAGGACTTGGTGGAATTCTTGAAGGATGTTAGGTTCTGGGGTATGAAGCAAGATTCTGTGCCCGGAGTTCCTGGGGGAAAGGCCGGAGCCATCAGGGGTGAAGGTGTTCTGAGAGCTGCCCTTCTCAATCTCCTCCCACAGTGAGGCCACCTCCCATCAGGATATGGAcattctcactttacagatgacaaaactggcTTGGAGGGGTTAGACGACCCCGCAAAGGATGCACAATGaatgagtggcagagccaggacaggAACGCAGGCCACTGGGTCATGCCTGAAGCTGGGCTCGGGGCTCACCAAGCTGATGGTAGTTGGAGAGGCCGAAGCCGTACACGTGGCCCTCATGGGAGATGGCAAAGGTGAAATAGGCACCACAAAAGGCATCCTGGAATCTCACGTGGCCCCGGCTTCCCCTGGATTTCAGCATCACACACTTGGGGACCAGGAGTCGTTCTGCAGGCAGAGGGAAAGCCACGGTCagtgacagacagacacacatggCTTCTCTCTGCCCCGAGTTTAATTCTCCTCCATTATAAAAGCCCTTGAGAGGCTAAGTAGGGACTCTTATCCCtgttttatagaaaaggaaacttgAGATCAAGAGAATACAAGTGTCTTGCTCAGATTCCCACAGTCATTACGGGTATCATTTACGTGGAACTTACCATCTGCCTGATATTCTtctcattaactcatttaacttcACAGCAACCTAATGAAGTAGGTTTACAGGTAGGTAGACTTAGTGATGAAGAAACTATGTTCAGAGTCCCATAGACAGTAGGTGGCAAAACTACCAGAGCAGTCTGTCTCCAAAGTCCTAACCAACACCACAAGCCCATCTGATGCAAGCCTGACCACAGCAAATCCTTCCTGCCTTTGGCCTTCACTGTGGGGGTGGCCTGCCAATTTGCCCTGCTGGAGGTACCAAGGCCACTTACCGAGGCCTTGCCGGCCACCACGGTTGGCAAATAACTCAGGCACACGGCCTAGCTGGCCCTGTTCCCCGCAGCCCAAGGTGTAGAGGTCACCATCAGCTGTCAGCATCACCAAGTGGTCGTTTCCTAAGGATGAAAAGGTAAGGGATGCAGGCCACAACTGTAAGGCCCAAGGCTAGGCCAGCCCCAGAACAAGGTCCTCCAACTCCTGCCCTGAGCAAGTGCCCCCAGACCCACCTGAGGCCACCTTTACCACAGGCACATCCAGCTGCACCTGCACGGGCACCATGCTCTTCTTCATGGGCTCCAACAGTCCAATCACACCGTTATTGTCCTAGAAGGGAGGGACAGGGCACTTATCAGCCAGTCCTGCCTGCCCCGTGCCAGTGAAATCCAGAAGGGCAGTGGCACCCGATGGGGATGGAGAAGTGGGCAGGAGCCAGGCCACATACTCAAATACTTATGAATGAAATCATTTATGGTCTGCGTCTTGCATTAAAATAATCAAGGAGTCAGAGAGTGGATGCAAATAGAGATAAACAAGTCTGGCCACAAGCTGATAATCATTGAAACTGTGTGGCAAGTAAATGGGCATTCAATATActattctgggccaggcatggtaactcatgccagtaatcctagcactttggtaagcccaggcaggcagatcgcttgagctcaggaccagattgggcaacacggtgaaaccccatccctacaaaaaatacaaaaattagctgggcgtggtggcacaagcctatagtaccagctacttgcgaggctaaggtggaagaaatcacctgagcccaggaagttgaggctgtaatgagctaagacgatgccattgcactctggcctgggtgacagagcaggatctcgtctctaattaaaaaagaaaagaggccgggcacggtggctcacgcctgtaatcccagcactttgggaggccaaggcgggcgatcacgaggtcaggagatcgagaccatcccggctaacacggtgaaatgccgtctttaccaaaaaatacaaaaaattagccgggtgttgtggcgggcgcctgtagtcccagctactcgggagacagaggcaggagaatggcgtgaatcagggaggcagagcttgcagtgagccgagatcgcgccactgcactccagcctgggcgacaaagcgagactccgtctcaaaacaaagaaaaaagaaaagaggccagacgtggcggctcaagcctgcaatccagcactctgggaggcccagacgggcggatcacctgagatcagaaattcacaaccagcctggccaacatggtgaaaccccatctctactaaaaatacaaaaattagccaggtgtggtggcgcatgcctgtaatcccagctactcaggaggctgaggaaggagaattgcttgagcccgagaggcagaggttgcactgagccgagactgtgtcattgcactccaacctgggtgatagagcaagactctgtctcaaaaaaaaaaaaaaaaagaaaagaaaagaaaaaaatataattctgatattctgattactttctttcttttttttttttgagacagagtttcgctcttgttgcccaggctggagtgcaatggcgcgatctcggctcactgcaacctccgcctcccaggttcaaacaattctcctgcctcagcctcccgagtagctgggattacaggcatgcaccaccatgtccagctaattttgtaattttaatagagacagggtttctccatgttggtcaggccggtctcaaagTCCCGacccctcaggtgatccgcctgcttcggcctcccaaagtgctgggattacaggcatgagctactgcgccaggacttttttttttttttttttttttttgagacggagtctcgctctgtcccccaggctggagtgcagtggcgtgatcttggctcactgcaagctccgcctcccgggttcaagccattctcttgcctcagcctcccgagtagctgggactacaggcacccaccactacgcttggctaattttttgtatttttagtagagacggggtttcaccatgttagccaggatggtctcgatctcctgacctcgtgatctgcccatcttggcatcccaaagtgctgggattacaggcatgaaccaccgcgcccagcccaattcTGATTACTTTCATGTGTTTGAAATTCTccatgaaaatttcaaaatagatGTGATAAGGAAACACCCAtcaggccggatgtggtggcccacgcctgtaatcccagcactttgggaggctgaggcaggtggatcacctgaggtcgggagttcgagaccagcctgaccaagaggggaaaccccgtctctactaaaaatacaaaattagccaggcgtggtggcgcatgcctgtaatcccagctacttgggaggctgaggcacgagaatcacttaaacttgggaggcagaggttgcggtgagccaagattgcactattgcactccagcctgggcaacaagagtgaaactccatctcaaaacaatacaaaaaacaaaaacaaaaaacaacaacaaaaaaacagaatctgTTTTTTAAACTACACTCCTCTGTACCTTGGAAACTCTGAGATGCAACAATCCCTGCCTCCACACCTCCTTGCCCCATCCAAGCCTCTGGGAAGTGTGGAAGAGGCAGTGCTGGCAAGGTGAGGGGGAGACAGAAGTCAGGGAGATGGGTGAAGACAGCAGGCCTCCTGGATCAGCCTCAACCCAGGGACATCCTTGACCCACTCACTTCCCAGGACAGACACTTGATGACATCAGATTCAAGGAAGCAGCCAGTGGCGTGGACAGGCCCACATGAGGAAGCTAGAGTCCTGGGTCTGGGCCTCAGCTCTACCTGTGGGCTTTCATCTCCCCACCAGTAAGTACCATGGGGGCATGGAAGTGGATTATCTTTGGGGCCCCGCCAATTAATTCTGTCTTTCAGGGACCACGCAGACTTTCAGACCCAGCCTTACCCGGAAGGAGCCCCAGAGGAAGACACGGCCATCATCGGTGAGGGCTGCTGTGTGACTGTCTCCTGCTGACACCTGTACCACCTTCTCTTGCAGCTCCACTTTCCCAGGGACCATCTCCGAGCCCTCCACTGATGTGTCCCTTCCCAGGGCACCCTCATCATTGCAGCCGAAGGAATAGACCTGTGCCCAGGATGCCCTCATTAATGCAAAGTCTGGCCTCGCAGTCCATTCTCATGTAGGCCACTCCCCACTTGACTAGCCAGCTCCATTTCCACAGTGAACATGCGTGGTTCAAAAGCCCTGCCCCAAGCCACCCAACCCCAGGCCTTGTCCAACCCTGTGCCAGTCCCCAACACCTACCTGGCCACTTTTGCTTAGACACACGGTGTGCatgcccccagcctcagcctgcacAACATCCTCTGGAATGGATACCAGGGCCGGCTTCTTCCTCTCCATCACATTCTCACCCAGCCCCAGCTGGCCCACGTCGCCCTGGCCTAGTGTCAGCACCAAGCCGGGTTCTGTGCTGTGGGACCTGTGTGAGACTGAAGGGTGAAGAAGATAGACCCTGAGTGTAGAGGATGACGACAGTGAGGAGAGGTCACAGGCTCTGGGATCAGACAAACCTGCGCAGAAGCCCCTGCTCTGCCACAGACTGTTAGTATGAACTTTCTAAGTtttgtcatctgtgaaatgggggcaACAAAAGTACCTCTCTCACAGGATTTTTGTGGAGATTAAGAACTGAGCACATTATTCACGTGAAAGGGGAGAAAGGGAAACAAGGAGACACTGGATACTGTGAAATGAATCTTGGTGGAGAGGGCaagaagggctgggtgcggtggctcacacctgtaatcctagcactttgggaggccaaggcgggcggatcacttgaggtcaggagttagagaccagccttgccaacagtagcctgtaatctcagctactcaggaggctgaggcaggagaatcacttgaacctgggaggcggaggtggcagtgagccgagatcgtgccactgccgcctccagtctgggcgacagagtgagacttgatctcaaaaaaaaaaaaaaaaaaaaaaaaaaaaaaaaaaagaaaagaaaagaaagctaattattgttattgttattttgagacggagtctccctttgtcgccagtctggagtgcagtggtggatcttggctaactgcaacctctgcctcccgggttcaagcgattcctctgcctcagcctcctgagtagctgggactacaggcgggcgccaccgcgcaaggctaattttttgtattttagcagagacggggtttcaccatgttagccaggatggtctcgatcttctgacaggcgtgagccaccttgccccgCAGAAAGCTAATTATAATAGCAGAATCTGCACCGAAAGCAAGGGAGACTACGTGGGTCAGAGAACAATCCCCAATCTCTATCCAAGCCCTCCTCCATACCCAGGCCGTCCGCCAGTGAATAAGTTCAGCTCCCGGGCAAATCCACTGCAGAAACGGACTCTTCCCTCCACCATCCAGTGGAGAGGCAGGAGGGGCGGGAGGAAGAGCGGACAGCGGCATTTGCGGGAGGTGCGCGCCAACCGGTGGGCGGCCCGGGGCTCTCTGTGGGCCAAAGGCGGCCCCCCAACCCGCAGCCCCGGGCAGCCAATGGCGCCCAGCCCCTCCCCCGAGGATGTGGCCACCGCTGAGGAGCCCGCGCTGGCAGCACAAAGGGCGCCCCGGGCGCGGAGCCACCTGGTCGGGTTTTCTGGTCAGGAGGGCTCGGCCCGCAGGCACCTTGGCAGGAGCGGGCGCCAGGAACGCGGCGGGAGGCAGCGGCCCTCGTGTCTGCAAAAGACAGACACTGTCTGAGCGTGGGTCCACACTTCCCCTCCCAGTTTGGTGCTGGCTTTTCTCTCCTCCCTGTCCCCCTCCGGGGTCCCAGGACAGAGGAAACCACAGCCACCTCCCTCAAATGCTGCCAGGCCATTATCTCATCTCATCCTCACACAGCCCAGAGAGGGTGACGCTACTCTGGCTGCCGCCATTTTAAGAAGTTGATAATCCAAACTGCgggattaagtgacttgcccagcagctagaaagtggcagagcaaGGACTTGAACCCATGTCGGAAAGTCAGTGGTCCTAACCATAATGCATCACTGCCTGGGGTGAAGCCCTAgggtctagtttttttttttttttcttttgtgccaGTGCTGCCTGAGTGCTTTGAGAGGAGTTTCTGCCCACTTTGTGATTCCCAGAGGGTAGGATTCAATGAGCTACAGGAAACCTTCCAGCTGGGTGGGGTCTCTGCACATCCACACCCTTCAGCTTCAAGCATCAGGAAGAAAGGAGCCCAGTCCCGGGTTCTTAGGGTTTCAAGGGGCCACCTGTACCCACAAAGAGGCCAAGGCCAACTTACCCTTCACCTTCTTGCTTTTGGGGATGGCATCTGCTGGGGGGGACCTTCTTTTAGCTATGCGCTTGGGTGACATCTTCCTGTCCTGAAAGTCAGTGAAATACTACATATGAGAAATGGCAAACATTTTCCTGGGCCAATCAGACAATATTTATCAAACACTCTAGAAATACGTTAAGAGGAATtgcccaacaattccacttctcaAAATGTATCCCAAGAACAGAATGGATGCACCCAAAGATTAATTACACAAATAGTCTCTACTGTATCcttcataacattttaaaaaaaacaaaaacagaacccaAGTGTTCAATAGTGAACTAAATATGTGGTATATTCATGATAGAACAGTATGAAGCCATCAAAAGTGATGTTTTCAGAGATCAACCTATTGAATAGAAAGATGTTCCCCATTGCCAAGTAAAACAAGCAGAATGAAAAACagacggccaggtgcggtggctcacatctgtaatcccaacactgtgggaggccggggcgggcggattacctgagatcaggagttccaaaccagcctggccaacatggcaaaaccccgtctctactaaaaatacaaaaattagccaggcacagtgatgggcacctgtaatcccagctactcaggaggctgaggcaggagaatcgcttgaacccgcgaggtggaggttgtggtgagccaagatcgagccactgcactccagcctgggcaacagagccagagtgtctcaaaaaaaaaaaaaaaaaaaaaagcctgggcgcggtggctcacgcctgtaatcccagtactttggcactttcggaggccaaggtgggtggatcacttgaggtcaggagttcgagaccagcctggccaacatggtgaaatcccgtcgccaccaaaaaaaaaaataataatacaaaaattagccaggcatggtggtgtacaactgtaatcccagctacttgggaggctgaggcaggagaattgcttgaaactaggaggtggaggttgcggtgagccaagatcatgccattgcactcagcactccagcctgggagaaagagtagTGAAACTCCaccccccaaccaaaaaaaaaaaaaaaaaaagaaagaaagaaaaacagcctatcatccatttttttttttttgaaaaaaaatgcatacacaAAAAATATGTGAGAAAAATGTGGGGAAGAAAATATATCCCATATTAACAATGGTAACCTCGGAAAATGGTATTATAGATAATTATTACTTGTTTCGTTTTATCTTCCTATATTATCTAAGATGTTTAACAAGGAGCattacatgtatttttctgttttttgagacggagtctcgctctgtcgccaggctggagcgcacaggcatgatctcagctcactgcaacctccacctcccaggttgaagcaattcttgtgcctcagccttccgagtagctgagattaaaggtgtgcatcaccatgccctgctaagttttgttttgtttttgtttttgtttttttgagacggagtctcgttctgtcgcccaggctagagtgcaatggtgcgatctcggctcatgcaacctctgcctcctgggttcaagtgattctcctgcctcagcctctcgagtagctgggattacaggcacccacgaccacacccagctaatttttgtatttttagtagagacgaggtttcaccagtttggccaggctggtctcgaactcctgatctcagtgatccaccccccttggcctcccaaagtgctggaattataggcgtgagccactgtgcccagcccaaattttgtatttttagtagagacgaggtttcaccatgttggccaggctggtctcaaactcctaatctcaagtaatccacctgcctcagcctcccgaagtcctgggattacaggcgtgagccactgcatacagccaattacatttttttttttttttgcagagttttgttcttattgcccaggctggagtgccatggcgcaatctcggctcaccacaacatctacctcccaggttcaagtgattctcctgcctcggcctctggagtagctaggattacaggcatgtgccaccacgcccggcttattttgtatttttagtagagatggggtttctccatgttggtcccgctggtcttcaactcctgacctcagatgatccacccgccttggcctcccaaagtgtgggattacaggcgtgagccatcacgcctggccacatgtatttaaaaaatttttaagtctgttgtaaaaaattaaaacattgaaGAACAACATTAAATGAAATATCCATCATAACTCCATTCAACCCCATGTAAGCACCAGTAACTTTGGTAATGTGTTGTTATAATCAGAGGGGGAGAagagctattttcttttcttatttaattgattgattttttttttagagacaagttgccaccacacctgtaatcctagcactttgggaagtcaaggcaggaggatcgcttgagcccaggagttcaagaccagcgtgggcaacatggcgaaaccccatttctatccaaaaaattacaaaaattagccgggcatggtggtgcacacctgtagtcctggctactcaggaggctgaggtgggaggatggcttgagcctgggaggctgaggctaaattgagctgagattgtgccactgcactttagcctgggcgaaagagacagacactgtctcaaaaaaacaaaaacacacatgcactgaAGATCGTGGCTGCTGTGGGAAGGTTACTCTGAGCATCAGTTGCCCGGCATGTAAGTGCCACTCCTTGGGGGCATTTCTGCCACTGCAGCCCTCAGGCCTGCTGCTTCTGGAAGAACAAGCTTGACAAACATATTGTGGTCTGGTTCCGGTCAAGCAAAATTCTGGTACCAGTTCCTCATACCATGCACCTGATGTCACCCAGCATGCGCCCTATTTTAAGGGTACAGCCATGGTCAATGGAGAGTTCAAAGACCTAAGCCTTGATGACTTTGAGGGGAAATATTTGGTGCTTTTCTTCTAtcctttggatttcttttttttttttttttttccgagacggagtcttgctgtgtcacccaggctggagtgcagtggcacgatctcggctcactgcaacctccgcctcctggattcaagccaattctcctgcctcagcctcctgagtacctggaattacaggcgcctgccacgatgcctggataatttttgtatttttagtagagatgggatttcaccatgttggtgaggctggtcttgaactcctgaactcaggtgatccacccacctcagcctcccaaagtgctgggattacaggtgtgagccaccgcgcccagccctatccTTTGGATTTCACCTTTGTGTGTCCTACAGAAATCGTTGCTTCTAGTGACAAAGCTAAGGAATTTCACGATGTGAACTTTGAAGTTGTTGCAGTCTCAGTGGATTCCCACTTTAGCCGTCTTGCCTGGATAAATACACCAAGAAAGAATGGTGCTTTGGGCCACATAAACATCGCACCCTTGTCAGATTTAACTAAGCGAATTTCTCGAGACTTCGGTGTGCTGTTCGTAGGTCCTGGTATTGCACTAAGAGGTCTCTTCATAATTGACCCCAATGGAGTCATCAagtacttgtttttttttgtttgtttgtttgtttgttttgagacagcgtctcacactctgttgcccaggctcaagtgcagtggcacaatcacggctcattgcaggttcgacctcttgagctcaggtgatcct
This genomic window contains:
- the RCC1 gene encoding regulator of chromosome condensation isoform X7 — encoded protein: MAFQDRKMSPKRIAKRRSPPADAIPKSKKVKVSHRSHSTEPGLVLTLGQGDVGQLGLGENVMERKKPALVSIPEDVVQAEAGGMHTVCLSKSGQVYSFGCNDEGALGRDTSVEGSEMVPGKVELQEKVVQVSAGDSHTAALTDDGRVFLWGSFRDNNGVIGLLEPMKKSMVPVQVQLDVPVVKVASGNDHLVMLTADGDLYTLGCGEQGQLGRVPELFANRGGRQGLERLLVPKCVMLKSRGSRGHVRFQDAFCGAYFTFAISHEGHVYGFGLSNYHQLGTPGTESCFIPQNLTSFKNSTKSWVGFSGGQHHTVCMDSEGKAYSLGRAEYGRLGLGEGAEEKSIPTLISRLPAVSSVACGASVGYAVTKDGRVFAWGMGTNYQLGTGQDEDAWSPVEMTGKQLENRVVLSVSSGGQHTVLLVKDKEQS
- the RCC1 gene encoding regulator of chromosome condensation isoform X5, producing MAFQDRKMSPKRIAKRRSPPADAIPKSKKVKDTRAAASRRVPGARSCQVSHRSHSTEPGLVLTLGQGDVGQLGLGENVMERKKPALVSIPEDVVQAEAGGMHTVCLSKSGQVYSFGCNDEGALGRDTSVEGSEMVPGKVELQEKVVQVSAGDSHTAALTDDGRVFLWGSFRDNNGVIGLLEPMKKSMVPVQVQLDVPVVKVASGNDHLVMLTADGDLYTLGCGEQGQLGRVPELFANRGGRQGLERLLVPKCVMLKSRGSRGHVRFQDAFCGAYFTFAISHEGHVYGFGLSNYHQLGTPGTESCFIPQNLTSFKNSTKSWVGFSGGQHHTVCMDSEGKAYSLGRAEYGRLGLGEGAEEKSIPTLISRLPAVSSVACGASVGYAVTKDGRVFAWGMGTNYQLGTGQDEDAWSPVEMTGKQLENRVVLSVSSGGQHTVLLVKDKEQS
- the RCC1 gene encoding regulator of chromosome condensation isoform X6 — translated: MSPKRIAKRRSPPADAIPKSKKVKDTRAAASRRVPGARSCQVSHRSHSTEPGLVLTLGQGDVGQLGLGENVMERKKPALVSIPEDVVQAEAGGMHTVCLSKSGQVYSFGCNDEGALGRDTSVEGSEMVPGKVELQEKVVQVSAGDSHTAALTDDGRVFLWGSFRDNNGVIGLLEPMKKSMVPVQVQLDVPVVKVASGNDHLVMLTADGDLYTLGCGEQGQLGRVPELFANRGGRQGLERLLVPKCVMLKSRGSRGHVRFQDAFCGAYFTFAISHEGHVYGFGLSNYHQLGTPGTESCFIPQNLTSFKNSTKSWVGFSGGQHHTVCMDSEGKAYSLGRAEYGRLGLGEGAEEKSIPTLISRLPAVSSVACGASVGYAVTKDGRVFAWGMGTNYQLGTGQDEDAWSPVEMTGKQLENRVVLSVSSGGQHTVLLVKDKEQS
- the RCC1 gene encoding regulator of chromosome condensation isoform X4; the encoded protein is MSPKRIAKRRSPPADAIPKSKKVKDTRAAASRRVPGARSCQGACGPSPPDQKTRPVSHRSHSTEPGLVLTLGQGDVGQLGLGENVMERKKPALVSIPEDVVQAEAGGMHTVCLSKSGQVYSFGCNDEGALGRDTSVEGSEMVPGKVELQEKVVQVSAGDSHTAALTDDGRVFLWGSFRDNNGVIGLLEPMKKSMVPVQVQLDVPVVKVASGNDHLVMLTADGDLYTLGCGEQGQLGRVPELFANRGGRQGLERLLVPKCVMLKSRGSRGHVRFQDAFCGAYFTFAISHEGHVYGFGLSNYHQLGTPGTESCFIPQNLTSFKNSTKSWVGFSGGQHHTVCMDSEGKAYSLGRAEYGRLGLGEGAEEKSIPTLISRLPAVSSVACGASVGYAVTKDGRVFAWGMGTNYQLGTGQDEDAWSPVEMTGKQLENRVVLSVSSGGQHTVLLVKDKEQS
- the RCC1 gene encoding regulator of chromosome condensation isoform X2, whose protein sequence is MSIFFLRTDPTAQDFPKQTELKESFWLLVHVSRFGVSKIHAHWNRARGASLAKGSPSPGARHMQILGWPPGAAGLFVFLSHPGRGQRPAERMLWGSSRPGGERRSSLWPTCTKDRKMSPKRIAKRRSPPADAIPKSKKVKDTRAAASRRVPGARSCQVSHRSHSTEPGLVLTLGQGDVGQLGLGENVMERKKPALVSIPEDVVQAEAGGMHTVCLSKSGQVYSFGCNDEGALGRDTSVEGSEMVPGKVELQEKVVQVSAGDSHTAALTDDGRVFLWGSFRDNNGVIGLLEPMKKSMVPVQVQLDVPVVKVASGNDHLVMLTADGDLYTLGCGEQGQLGRVPELFANRGGRQGLERLLVPKCVMLKSRGSRGHVRFQDAFCGAYFTFAISHEGHVYGFGLSNYHQLGTPGTESCFIPQNLTSFKNSTKSWVGFSGGQHHTVCMDSEGKAYSLGRAEYGRLGLGEGAEEKSIPTLISRLPAVSSVACGASVGYAVTKDGRVFAWGMGTNYQLGTGQDEDAWSPVEMTGKQLENRVVLSVSSGGQHTVLLVKDKEQS
- the RCC1 gene encoding regulator of chromosome condensation isoform X3, producing the protein MAFQDRKMSPKRIAKRRSPPADAIPKSKKVKDTRAAASRRVPGARSCQGACGPSPPDQKTRPVSHRSHSTEPGLVLTLGQGDVGQLGLGENVMERKKPALVSIPEDVVQAEAGGMHTVCLSKSGQVYSFGCNDEGALGRDTSVEGSEMVPGKVELQEKVVQVSAGDSHTAALTDDGRVFLWGSFRDNNGVIGLLEPMKKSMVPVQVQLDVPVVKVASGNDHLVMLTADGDLYTLGCGEQGQLGRVPELFANRGGRQGLERLLVPKCVMLKSRGSRGHVRFQDAFCGAYFTFAISHEGHVYGFGLSNYHQLGTPGTESCFIPQNLTSFKNSTKSWVGFSGGQHHTVCMDSEGKAYSLGRAEYGRLGLGEGAEEKSIPTLISRLPAVSSVACGASVGYAVTKDGRVFAWGMGTNYQLGTGQDEDAWSPVEMTGKQLENRVVLSVSSGGQHTVLLVKDKEQS
- the RCC1 gene encoding regulator of chromosome condensation, with amino-acid sequence MSPKRIAKRRSPPADAIPKSKKVKVSHRSHSTEPGLVLTLGQGDVGQLGLGENVMERKKPALVSIPEDVVQAEAGGMHTVCLSKSGQVYSFGCNDEGALGRDTSVEGSEMVPGKVELQEKVVQVSAGDSHTAALTDDGRVFLWGSFRDNNGVIGLLEPMKKSMVPVQVQLDVPVVKVASGNDHLVMLTADGDLYTLGCGEQGQLGRVPELFANRGGRQGLERLLVPKCVMLKSRGSRGHVRFQDAFCGAYFTFAISHEGHVYGFGLSNYHQLGTPGTESCFIPQNLTSFKNSTKSWVGFSGGQHHTVCMDSEGKAYSLGRAEYGRLGLGEGAEEKSIPTLISRLPAVSSVACGASVGYAVTKDGRVFAWGMGTNYQLGTGQDEDAWSPVEMTGKQLENRVVLSVSSGGQHTVLLVKDKEQS